A stretch of Lathyrus oleraceus cultivar Zhongwan6 chromosome 6, CAAS_Psat_ZW6_1.0, whole genome shotgun sequence DNA encodes these proteins:
- the LOC127098520 gene encoding LEAF RUST 10 DISEASE-RESISTANCE LOCUS RECEPTOR-LIKE PROTEIN KINASE-like 1.1 isoform X1, producing the protein MKQIMKHNCMPSVNVVAVHHNHRFLMFSHLTLLLLLILTSKGNGHSNGCPVSFDCGNLGSIGYPFTKVSFPNCGALPIQGCDDVNKTAIKTIQLTKGGTHFQVTKIDNSWSRGNPISIIDQNFTNLLMKNACEVYNYVNITLPPPSFFGTFYIKDNITAFKCNRTIKLVTDPPSNFFKNSSCPNYDFYFGDSISDGESNRSFTTCSLFHLPVIDLGFALSGNPYPLLAREITYQFQPSGYCERCHRDTKGHCRARNNGQIYCAGKGRSSTLKLHFILGVVGPCIIIIVGLFFTLWYFKRKNGQASNNVSADFHPNREMESNKLFFGVSVFSYEELRQATNNFDRSRKLGDGGFGTVYYGKIKDGREVAVKHLFEHNYRRVEQFVNEIEVLARLHHRNLVSLYGCTSRYSRDLLLVYEYIPNGTVANHLHGDLARAGLLTWPIRMQIAIETASALAYLHASDIIHRDVKTNNILLDINFSVKLADFGLSRLFPNNVSHVTTGPQGSPGYLDPEYFQLYKLSVKSDVYSFGVVLIELISSMTAIDFSREGEETNLANLAARKIRNGAIGELVDPSLGFESDSEVKRMVNSVAELAFQCVLGDMELRPSMDQVLQELKKIDGGNFEFDHLERVHDYAGCSQSEEVNSPIVGTSINKMQEGSTSPKSLTEKWESESTTPNVSG; encoded by the exons ATGAAACAAATTATGAAACACAATTGCATGCCTTCAGTTAATGTAGTAGCAGTACATCATAATCATAGGTTCCTTATGTTCTCTCATTTAACTCTACTACTGTTACTTATCTTAACTAGCAAAGGAAATGGACACAGTAATGGTTGTCCAGTCTCATTTGATTGTGGAAATCTTGGTTCTATTGGCTACCCTTTTACCAAGGTTAGTTTCCCAAACTGTGGTGCATTGCCAATTCAAGGTTGTGATGATGTTAACAAAACTGCAATCAAGACTATTCAATTAACCAAAGGAGGAACACACTTTCAAGTTACAAAAATTGATAATAGCTGGTCCAGGGGTAACCCTATTTCCATTATTGACCAGAATTTCACCAACCTTTTGATGAAAAATGCTTGTGAAGTCTACAACTATGTTAACATTACCCTCCCTCCTCCCTCTTTTTTCGGAACTTTTTATATCAAAGACAATATAACTGCTTTCAAATGCAACCGTACCATAAAACTAGTCACCGATCCTCCAAGTAATTTCTTCAAAAATAGTTCTTGTCCGAACTATGATTTTTATTTCGGCGATTCGATATCCGATGGTGAGTCTAACCGCTCTTTCACGACGTGTTCGTTGTTTCATCTTCCTGTCATTGATTTAGGCTTTGCACTTTCTGGTAACCCGTATCCGTTATTAGCTCGTGAAATTACCTATCAGTTTCAACCTTCAGGTTACTGTGAAAGGTGTCACCGTGATACAAAAGGTCATTGTCGTGCTCGCAACAACGGACAAATTTATTGCGCAGG GAAGGGTAGAAGTTCAACTTTGAAGCTACATTTTATTTTAG GAGTTGTTGGACCATGCATCATCATCATAGTTGGATTGTTCTTCACATTATGGTACTTCAAACGGAAAAATGGCCAAGCAAGCAACAACGTTTCTGCTGATTTCCATCCAAATCGTGAAATGGAGTCAAACAAGCTCTTCTTCGGGGTATCTGTCTTCTCGTATGAAGAGCTTCGACAAGCAACAAACAATTTTGACCGCAGTAGAAAGCTAGGAGATGGAGGTTTTGGCACTGTTTACTATG GGAAAATCAAAGATGGAAGGGAAGTTGCTGTCAAACACTTATTTGAGCACAATTACAGGAGAGTAGAACAGTTTGTGAATGAAATCGAAGTACTTGCTCGCCTGCACCACAGGAATCTAGTGTCCCTCTATGGCTGCACTTCACGTTACAGCCGTGATTTACTCCTTGTATATGAATACATTCCAAATGGAACCGTCGCTAACCATCTCCATGGTGATTTAGCTAGGGCCGGTTTGCTGACATGGCCTATTCGAATGCAAATTGCAATAGAAACTGCTTCTGCATTGGCTTATCTACATGCTTCCGATATCATTCACCGTGATGTCAAAACCAATAACATTCTACTTGACATAAACTTTTCTGTTAAGCTAGCAGATTTTGGACTATCGAGGTTGTTCCCGAACAATGTCAGCCATGTTACTACAGGTCCACAAGGAAGTCCGGGTTACCTTGACCCTGAATATTTCCAACTCTACAAGCTCTCGGTGAAGAGTGATGTCTATAGTTTTGGCGTTGTGCTCATCGAGCTAATATCGTCTATGACAGCAATTGATTTCTCTAGGGAAGGAGAGGAAACTAACTTGGCAAATTTAGCAGCTAGGAAGATAAGAAATGGTGCAATTGGGGAGCTGGTTGATCCATCACTTGGGTTTGAATCAGATAGTGAAGTTAAAAGGATGGTAAATTCAGTGGCTGAATTGGCTTTTCAGTGTGTGCTTGGAGACATGGAATTAAGACCTTCCATGGATCAAGTTCTGCAAGAACTCAAGAAAATTGATGGTGGGAATTTTGAGTTTGATCATCTAGAGAGAGTACATGATTATGCTGGGTGCTCGCAGTCTGAAGAAGTAAATTCACCAATAGTTGGAACTTCTATCAATAAGATGCAAGAAGGATCAACTTCACCAAAGTCATTGACTGAGAAATGGGAAAGTGAATCTACTACTCCCAATGTTAGTGGTTAA
- the LOC127098520 gene encoding LEAF RUST 10 DISEASE-RESISTANCE LOCUS RECEPTOR-LIKE PROTEIN KINASE-like 1.1 isoform X2: protein MKQIMKHNCMPSVNVVAVHHNHRFLMFSHLTLLLLLILTSKGNGHSNGCPVSFDCGNLGSIGYPFTKVSFPNCGALPIQGCDDVNKTAIKTIQLTKGGTHFQVTKIDNSWSRGNPISIIDQNFTNLLMKNACEVYNYVNITLPPPSFFGTFYIKDNITAFKCNRTIKLVTDPPSNFFKNSSCPNYDFYFGDSISDGYCERCHRDTKGHCRARNNGQIYCAGKGRSSTLKLHFILGVVGPCIIIIVGLFFTLWYFKRKNGQASNNVSADFHPNREMESNKLFFGVSVFSYEELRQATNNFDRSRKLGDGGFGTVYYGKIKDGREVAVKHLFEHNYRRVEQFVNEIEVLARLHHRNLVSLYGCTSRYSRDLLLVYEYIPNGTVANHLHGDLARAGLLTWPIRMQIAIETASALAYLHASDIIHRDVKTNNILLDINFSVKLADFGLSRLFPNNVSHVTTGPQGSPGYLDPEYFQLYKLSVKSDVYSFGVVLIELISSMTAIDFSREGEETNLANLAARKIRNGAIGELVDPSLGFESDSEVKRMVNSVAELAFQCVLGDMELRPSMDQVLQELKKIDGGNFEFDHLERVHDYAGCSQSEEVNSPIVGTSINKMQEGSTSPKSLTEKWESESTTPNVSG from the exons ATGAAACAAATTATGAAACACAATTGCATGCCTTCAGTTAATGTAGTAGCAGTACATCATAATCATAGGTTCCTTATGTTCTCTCATTTAACTCTACTACTGTTACTTATCTTAACTAGCAAAGGAAATGGACACAGTAATGGTTGTCCAGTCTCATTTGATTGTGGAAATCTTGGTTCTATTGGCTACCCTTTTACCAAGGTTAGTTTCCCAAACTGTGGTGCATTGCCAATTCAAGGTTGTGATGATGTTAACAAAACTGCAATCAAGACTATTCAATTAACCAAAGGAGGAACACACTTTCAAGTTACAAAAATTGATAATAGCTGGTCCAGGGGTAACCCTATTTCCATTATTGACCAGAATTTCACCAACCTTTTGATGAAAAATGCTTGTGAAGTCTACAACTATGTTAACATTACCCTCCCTCCTCCCTCTTTTTTCGGAACTTTTTATATCAAAGACAATATAACTGCTTTCAAATGCAACCGTACCATAAAACTAGTCACCGATCCTCCAAGTAATTTCTTCAAAAATAGTTCTTGTCCGAACTATGATTTTTATTTCGGCGATTCGATATCCGATG GTTACTGTGAAAGGTGTCACCGTGATACAAAAGGTCATTGTCGTGCTCGCAACAACGGACAAATTTATTGCGCAGG GAAGGGTAGAAGTTCAACTTTGAAGCTACATTTTATTTTAG GAGTTGTTGGACCATGCATCATCATCATAGTTGGATTGTTCTTCACATTATGGTACTTCAAACGGAAAAATGGCCAAGCAAGCAACAACGTTTCTGCTGATTTCCATCCAAATCGTGAAATGGAGTCAAACAAGCTCTTCTTCGGGGTATCTGTCTTCTCGTATGAAGAGCTTCGACAAGCAACAAACAATTTTGACCGCAGTAGAAAGCTAGGAGATGGAGGTTTTGGCACTGTTTACTATG GGAAAATCAAAGATGGAAGGGAAGTTGCTGTCAAACACTTATTTGAGCACAATTACAGGAGAGTAGAACAGTTTGTGAATGAAATCGAAGTACTTGCTCGCCTGCACCACAGGAATCTAGTGTCCCTCTATGGCTGCACTTCACGTTACAGCCGTGATTTACTCCTTGTATATGAATACATTCCAAATGGAACCGTCGCTAACCATCTCCATGGTGATTTAGCTAGGGCCGGTTTGCTGACATGGCCTATTCGAATGCAAATTGCAATAGAAACTGCTTCTGCATTGGCTTATCTACATGCTTCCGATATCATTCACCGTGATGTCAAAACCAATAACATTCTACTTGACATAAACTTTTCTGTTAAGCTAGCAGATTTTGGACTATCGAGGTTGTTCCCGAACAATGTCAGCCATGTTACTACAGGTCCACAAGGAAGTCCGGGTTACCTTGACCCTGAATATTTCCAACTCTACAAGCTCTCGGTGAAGAGTGATGTCTATAGTTTTGGCGTTGTGCTCATCGAGCTAATATCGTCTATGACAGCAATTGATTTCTCTAGGGAAGGAGAGGAAACTAACTTGGCAAATTTAGCAGCTAGGAAGATAAGAAATGGTGCAATTGGGGAGCTGGTTGATCCATCACTTGGGTTTGAATCAGATAGTGAAGTTAAAAGGATGGTAAATTCAGTGGCTGAATTGGCTTTTCAGTGTGTGCTTGGAGACATGGAATTAAGACCTTCCATGGATCAAGTTCTGCAAGAACTCAAGAAAATTGATGGTGGGAATTTTGAGTTTGATCATCTAGAGAGAGTACATGATTATGCTGGGTGCTCGCAGTCTGAAGAAGTAAATTCACCAATAGTTGGAACTTCTATCAATAAGATGCAAGAAGGATCAACTTCACCAAAGTCATTGACTGAGAAATGGGAAAGTGAATCTACTACTCCCAATGTTAGTGGTTAA